The following are encoded in a window of Peromyscus maniculatus bairdii isolate BWxNUB_F1_BW_parent chromosome X, HU_Pman_BW_mat_3.1, whole genome shotgun sequence genomic DNA:
- the Pqbp1 gene encoding polyglutamine-binding protein 1 isoform X2, whose protein sequence is MPLPVALQSRLAKRGILKHLEPEPEEEIIAEDYDDDPVDYEATRLEGLPPSWYKVFDPSCGLPYYWNVETDLVSWLSPHDPNFVVTKSAKKLRNSNTDAEDKLERNHEKLDRNHEKPDRSHEKPERSHEKAERNHEKSDRDRERSYDKVERERDRDRDRDRDRGYDKAEREDGKDRRHHRREELAPYPKSKKVSRKDEELDPMDPSSYSDAPRGTWSTGLPKRNEAKTGADTTAAGPLFQQRPYPSPGAVLRANAEASRTKQQD, encoded by the exons AGCCAGAGGAAGAGATTATTGCTGAGGACTATGACGATGATCCTGTCGACTATGAGGCCACCCGGTTAGAGGGTCTGCCGCCGAGCTGGTACAAAGTGTTTGACCCTTCTTG tggactcCCTTACTACTGGAATGTGGAGACAGACCTCGTGTCGTGGCTCTCACCACATGACCCCAACTTTGTCGTTACCAAATCTGCCAAGAAACTCAGGAACAGTAATACAG ATGCTGAGGACAAGTTGGAGCGGAATCATGAGAAGTTGGACAGAAATCATGAGAAGCCAGACCGAAGTCATGAGAAGCCAGAAAGGAGCCATGAGAAGGCAGAACGAAACCATGAGAAGTCTGACCGGGATCGAGAGCGGAGCTATGacaaagtggagagagagagagatcgggACAGGGACCGAGATCGGGACCGGGGATACGACAAGGCAGAGCGAGAAGATGGGAAAGACCGGCGCCACCATCGCAGAGAAGAGCTGGCTCCTTACCCCAAGAGTAAGAAGG TGAGCCGGAAAGATGAAGAATTAGACCCCATGGACCCCAGCTCATACTCAGATGCACCCCG GGGCACATGGTCAACAGGACTACCCAAGAGGAATGAGGCCAAGACCGGCGCAGACACGACAGCAGCCGGGCCCCTCTTCCAGCAGCGCCCATACCCTTCCCCAGGGGCCGTGCTCCGCGCCAATGCCGAGGCCTCCCGAACCAAACAGCAGGACTGA
- the Pqbp1 gene encoding polyglutamine-binding protein 1 isoform X4 has protein sequence MPLPVALQSRLAKRGILKHLEPEPEEEIIAEDYDDDPVDYEATRLEGLPPSWYKVFDPSCGLPYYWNVETDLVSWLSPHDPNFVVTKSAKKLRNSNTDAEDKLERNHEKLDRNHEKPDRSHEKPERSHEKAERNHEKSDRDRERSYDKVERERDRDRDRDRDRGYDKAEREDGKDRRHHRREELAPYPKMSRKDEELDPMDPSSYSDAPRGTWSTGLPKRNEAKTGADTTAAGPLFQQRPYPSPGAVLRANAEASRTKQQD, from the exons AGCCAGAGGAAGAGATTATTGCTGAGGACTATGACGATGATCCTGTCGACTATGAGGCCACCCGGTTAGAGGGTCTGCCGCCGAGCTGGTACAAAGTGTTTGACCCTTCTTG tggactcCCTTACTACTGGAATGTGGAGACAGACCTCGTGTCGTGGCTCTCACCACATGACCCCAACTTTGTCGTTACCAAATCTGCCAAGAAACTCAGGAACAGTAATACAG ATGCTGAGGACAAGTTGGAGCGGAATCATGAGAAGTTGGACAGAAATCATGAGAAGCCAGACCGAAGTCATGAGAAGCCAGAAAGGAGCCATGAGAAGGCAGAACGAAACCATGAGAAGTCTGACCGGGATCGAGAGCGGAGCTATGacaaagtggagagagagagagatcgggACAGGGACCGAGATCGGGACCGGGGATACGACAAGGCAGAGCGAGAAGATGGGAAAGACCGGCGCCACCATCGCAGAGAAGAGCTGGCTCCTTACCCCAAGA TGAGCCGGAAAGATGAAGAATTAGACCCCATGGACCCCAGCTCATACTCAGATGCACCCCG GGGCACATGGTCAACAGGACTACCCAAGAGGAATGAGGCCAAGACCGGCGCAGACACGACAGCAGCCGGGCCCCTCTTCCAGCAGCGCCCATACCCTTCCCCAGGGGCCGTGCTCCGCGCCAATGCCGAGGCCTCCCGAACCAAACAGCAGGACTGA
- the Slc35a2 gene encoding UDP-galactose translocator, whose protein sequence is MAAVGVGGSTTAAGPGAVSAGALEPGSATAAHRRLKYISLAVLVVQNASLILSIRYARTLPGDRFFATTAVVMAEVLKGVTCLLLLFAQKRGNVKHLVLFLHEAVLVQYVDTLKLAVPSLIYTLQNNLQYVAISNLPAATFQVTYQLKILTTALFSVLMLNRSLSRLQWASLLLLFTGVAIVQAQQAGGGGPRPLDQNPGAGLAAVVASCLSSGFAGVYFEKILKGSSGSVWLRNLQLGLFGTALGLVGLWWAEGTAVARRGFFFGYTPAVWGVVLNQAFGGLLVAVVVKYADNILKGFATSLSIVLSTVASIRLFGFHLDPLFALGAGLVIGAVYLYSLPRGAVKAIASTSASASGPCIHQQPPGQPPPPQLSSRGDLITEPFLPKLLTKVKGS, encoded by the exons ATGGCAGCGGTTGGGGTTGGCGGATCCACCACGGCGGCGGGGCCAGGGGCCGTGTCCGCGGGCGCGCTGGAACCTGGGTCCGCTACAGCGG CTCACCGGCGCCTCAAGTACATATCCTTAGCTGTGCTGGTGGTCCAGAATGCCTCCCTCATCCTTAGCATCCGATACGCCCGCACACTGCCTGGGGACCGCTTCTTTGCCACCACTGCTGTAGTCATGGCTGAAGTGCTCAAAGGTGTCACCTGTCTCCTGCTGCTCTTTGCACAGAAGAGGG GTAATGTGAAGCACCTAGTTCTCTTCCTCCACGAGGCTGTCCTGGTGCAGTATGTGGACACACTCAAGCTTGCGGTCCCGTCACTCATCTATACCTTGCAGAATAACCTCCAGTACGTGGCCATCTCCAACCTGCCCGCCGCCACTTTCCAG GTGACGTACCAGCTGAAGATCCTGACCACGGCTCTGTTCTCCGTGCTCATGTTGAACCGCAGCCTCTCCCGCCTGCAGTGGgcctctctgctgctgctcttcACTGGCGTTGCCATTGTCCAGGCCCAGCAAGCTGGCGGGGGTGGCCCCCGGCCACTGGATCAGAACCCCGGGGCAGGACTAGCAGCTGTTGTGGCCTCCTGTCTCTCCTCGGGCTTCGCAGGGGTATACTTTGAGAAGATCCTCAAAGGCAGCTCGGGTTCTGTGTGGCTGCGCAACCTACAGCTAGGCCTCTTTGGCACAGCGCTGGGCCTGGTAGGGCTCTGGTGGGCTGAGGGCACTGCCGTGGCCCGTCGAGGCTTCTTCTTTGGgtacacgcctgctgtctggggTGTGGTACTAAACCAAGCCTTCGGGGGGCTACTGGTGGCTGTGGTTGTCAAGTATGCTGATAACATCCTCAAGGGCTTTGCCACCTCCCTGTCCATCGTGCTGTCCACTGTTGCCTCCATTCGCCTCTTTGGCTTCCACCTGGACCCCTTATTTGCCCTGGGCGCTGGGCTTGTCATTGGTGCCGTCTACCTCTACAGCCTTCCCCGAGGTGCAGTCAAAGCCATAGCTTCcacctccgcctccgcctccgggCCCTGCATTCACCAGCAGCCTCCTGGGCAGCCACCACCTCCGCAGCTGTCTTCTCGAGGAGACCTCATCACGGAGCCCTTTCTGCCAAA GTTGCTCACCAAGGTGAAGGGCTCCTAG
- the Pqbp1 gene encoding polyglutamine-binding protein 1 isoform X1, with the protein MPLPVALQSRLAKRGILKHLEPEPEEEIIAEDYDDDPVDYEATRLEGLPPSWYKVFDPSCGLPYYWNVETDLVSWLSPHDPNFVVTKSAKKLRNSNTDAEDKLERNHEKLDRNHEKPDRSHEKPERSHEKAERNHEKSDRDRERSYDKVERERDRDRDRDRDRGYDKAEREDGKDRRHHRREELAPYPKSKKAVSRKDEELDPMDPSSYSDAPRGTWSTGLPKRNEAKTGADTTAAGPLFQQRPYPSPGAVLRANAEASRTKQQD; encoded by the exons AGCCAGAGGAAGAGATTATTGCTGAGGACTATGACGATGATCCTGTCGACTATGAGGCCACCCGGTTAGAGGGTCTGCCGCCGAGCTGGTACAAAGTGTTTGACCCTTCTTG tggactcCCTTACTACTGGAATGTGGAGACAGACCTCGTGTCGTGGCTCTCACCACATGACCCCAACTTTGTCGTTACCAAATCTGCCAAGAAACTCAGGAACAGTAATACAG ATGCTGAGGACAAGTTGGAGCGGAATCATGAGAAGTTGGACAGAAATCATGAGAAGCCAGACCGAAGTCATGAGAAGCCAGAAAGGAGCCATGAGAAGGCAGAACGAAACCATGAGAAGTCTGACCGGGATCGAGAGCGGAGCTATGacaaagtggagagagagagagatcgggACAGGGACCGAGATCGGGACCGGGGATACGACAAGGCAGAGCGAGAAGATGGGAAAGACCGGCGCCACCATCGCAGAGAAGAGCTGGCTCCTTACCCCAAGAGTAAGAAGG CAGTGAGCCGGAAAGATGAAGAATTAGACCCCATGGACCCCAGCTCATACTCAGATGCACCCCG GGGCACATGGTCAACAGGACTACCCAAGAGGAATGAGGCCAAGACCGGCGCAGACACGACAGCAGCCGGGCCCCTCTTCCAGCAGCGCCCATACCCTTCCCCAGGGGCCGTGCTCCGCGCCAATGCCGAGGCCTCCCGAACCAAACAGCAGGACTGA
- the Pqbp1 gene encoding polyglutamine-binding protein 1 isoform X3 — protein MPLPVALQSRLAKRGILKHLEPEPEEEIIAEDYDDDPVDYEATRLEGLPPSWYKVFDPSCGLPYYWNVETDLVSWLSPHDPNFVVTKSAKKLRNSNTDAEDKLERNHEKLDRNHEKPDRSHEKPERSHEKAERNHEKSDRDRERSYDKVERERDRDRDRDRDRGYDKAEREDGKDRRHHRREELAPYPKTVSRKDEELDPMDPSSYSDAPRGTWSTGLPKRNEAKTGADTTAAGPLFQQRPYPSPGAVLRANAEASRTKQQD, from the exons AGCCAGAGGAAGAGATTATTGCTGAGGACTATGACGATGATCCTGTCGACTATGAGGCCACCCGGTTAGAGGGTCTGCCGCCGAGCTGGTACAAAGTGTTTGACCCTTCTTG tggactcCCTTACTACTGGAATGTGGAGACAGACCTCGTGTCGTGGCTCTCACCACATGACCCCAACTTTGTCGTTACCAAATCTGCCAAGAAACTCAGGAACAGTAATACAG ATGCTGAGGACAAGTTGGAGCGGAATCATGAGAAGTTGGACAGAAATCATGAGAAGCCAGACCGAAGTCATGAGAAGCCAGAAAGGAGCCATGAGAAGGCAGAACGAAACCATGAGAAGTCTGACCGGGATCGAGAGCGGAGCTATGacaaagtggagagagagagagatcgggACAGGGACCGAGATCGGGACCGGGGATACGACAAGGCAGAGCGAGAAGATGGGAAAGACCGGCGCCACCATCGCAGAGAAGAGCTGGCTCCTTACCCCAAGA CAGTGAGCCGGAAAGATGAAGAATTAGACCCCATGGACCCCAGCTCATACTCAGATGCACCCCG GGGCACATGGTCAACAGGACTACCCAAGAGGAATGAGGCCAAGACCGGCGCAGACACGACAGCAGCCGGGCCCCTCTTCCAGCAGCGCCCATACCCTTCCCCAGGGGCCGTGCTCCGCGCCAATGCCGAGGCCTCCCGAACCAAACAGCAGGACTGA